Proteins from a genomic interval of Rhodococcoides fascians A25f:
- a CDS encoding MFS transporter, giving the protein MTRRRSGSWMTLCACLLAVTMQMIDVTAVTVALPTIALDLDGTGAQQVWVPAAYLLAFACALLTMARAGEVFGRRNTFVVGTAMFASTSVLCAYAPTIELLILCRVLQGIAGAAMSAQTVAIVTATYSGARRTTAFALYGGTAGLAGLAGPVIGAVLLHLDILGTGWRAIFLINVPISVAAVVLARRYVSAGSGHVLSGGLFDPIGVALWSIGAVSIVYPIMTSSSPTAAVPAFGIGLILLAVFAMWERRRSAAGAHVMVDTRIFVERGFTCGCVVSALVYGTFTAFVLTMSVTLQTGLGDSASTVGVITIPFALGAVVASLAAPIAFHRWDSRVVAVGAATMGAALFVLGAAVDHFDRPGFPWPMTIPLVLVGVGLGSVIAPLQSTIVAGVNPDAIGSASGILPTVQQVGSAVGTAAAGAVYFAMLPALPAASDHLASQQNVLFGLAATMAVATAVAMALPRGDRAAAECVREPLTAPQRSP; this is encoded by the coding sequence ATGACACGCCGACGCAGCGGCTCGTGGATGACGCTGTGCGCCTGTTTGCTGGCGGTGACGATGCAGATGATCGACGTCACGGCCGTGACCGTTGCGCTGCCCACGATCGCCCTGGACCTCGACGGGACAGGTGCACAGCAAGTCTGGGTACCAGCGGCGTATTTACTGGCATTTGCGTGCGCGCTCCTCACGATGGCAAGAGCAGGTGAGGTATTCGGGCGTAGAAACACGTTCGTCGTCGGCACTGCGATGTTCGCGTCGACGTCGGTGTTGTGCGCGTACGCGCCCACCATCGAACTACTGATCCTCTGTCGCGTCCTGCAGGGAATCGCGGGTGCCGCCATGTCCGCTCAGACCGTGGCCATCGTGACCGCGACCTACTCCGGGGCGCGGCGCACCACTGCGTTCGCCTTGTACGGCGGTACGGCAGGGCTCGCAGGTCTGGCCGGCCCGGTCATCGGCGCGGTCCTGCTTCACCTCGATATCCTCGGAACAGGTTGGCGTGCAATATTTCTGATCAACGTTCCGATCTCGGTGGCGGCAGTCGTCCTCGCCCGGCGGTATGTCTCCGCCGGCTCGGGGCACGTGCTGTCGGGTGGGTTGTTCGATCCGATCGGGGTTGCCCTGTGGTCGATCGGTGCTGTGTCGATCGTGTACCCCATCATGACCAGCTCGAGTCCGACGGCCGCGGTACCCGCATTCGGCATCGGCCTGATTCTGTTGGCCGTCTTCGCGATGTGGGAACGGCGCCGGAGCGCGGCGGGTGCACACGTCATGGTCGACACCCGCATTTTCGTGGAGCGTGGGTTCACCTGTGGGTGCGTCGTCTCGGCTCTGGTGTACGGCACCTTCACTGCATTCGTTCTGACGATGTCGGTGACGCTGCAGACCGGACTGGGCGACAGCGCGTCGACGGTGGGAGTGATCACGATCCCCTTCGCCCTCGGGGCTGTTGTCGCGTCGCTGGCCGCGCCGATAGCATTCCACCGCTGGGACTCTCGCGTGGTGGCGGTAGGTGCGGCGACGATGGGAGCGGCGCTGTTCGTCCTCGGTGCCGCCGTGGATCACTTCGATCGGCCCGGCTTTCCGTGGCCGATGACCATCCCACTGGTTCTGGTCGGGGTCGGCCTGGGGTCGGTGATCGCGCCGCTGCAGAGCACCATCGTCGCCGGTGTGAACCCGGATGCCATCGGCTCCGCGTCGGGGATCCTCCCGACGGTCCAACAAGTCGGGTCGGCGGTGGGTACCGCGGCCGCCGGTGCCGTGTATTTCGCGATGCTTCCCGCGCTGCCGGCGGCGTCGGATCATCTGGCCTCGCAGCAGAACGTGCTGTTCGGACTGGCAGCGACGATGGCCGTGGCCACCGCTGTCGCGATGGCACTGCCACGAGGCGATCGAGCGGCCGCCGAATGCGTGCGAGAGCCGTTGACGGCACCCCAGCGGTCACCATGA
- a CDS encoding lipase family protein translates to MRRTLLTLTTAVGLMSMLFVTAPHASAAPTDPTPVPGTLYAAAAAADLTGKNNGDVVANRRFSSPLYPGADIWQIQYRSSDSRGDAIAAVTTVLAPANRAPGGPLLSYQPFVNALGLQCAPSESLFGADPTTGVQEREFLNLALMRGWSVAVPDHLGPKSAYGAAKLGGQITLDGIRAAQRVPELGLSASPVGMAGYSGGGMATAWAAALAPSYAPELNIVGAAAGGVPADLDNIARALGFQPHQAFGLAFAAAIGLEREYPDRLPITAQLNPTGLALKDQVSNACTPVILATGAFKSALAVSTTTSLVDSPEAQQIIDENSLVKYAGVPTAPTLLWGSDNDPLIPIGALRDTAARYCANGATLQFDVVHAPQHIQAAFEGLPAALTFLDNRFRGVAPPTNCVR, encoded by the coding sequence ATGCGCCGCACCCTCTTGACCCTGACGACCGCCGTCGGGCTGATGTCGATGCTGTTCGTCACTGCGCCACACGCGTCGGCCGCGCCGACCGATCCGACACCGGTGCCCGGCACGCTCTATGCGGCTGCGGCTGCGGCTGACCTGACCGGTAAGAACAACGGTGACGTCGTGGCGAACAGGCGGTTCTCGAGCCCCCTGTACCCGGGTGCCGACATCTGGCAGATCCAGTATCGATCGTCCGACTCCCGAGGTGACGCGATCGCTGCTGTGACAACCGTTCTCGCGCCGGCGAACCGCGCACCCGGTGGGCCGCTGCTGTCGTATCAGCCGTTCGTCAACGCGCTCGGGTTGCAGTGCGCGCCGTCGGAATCGCTGTTCGGGGCCGATCCGACGACCGGTGTTCAGGAGCGTGAATTTCTCAACCTGGCCCTGATGCGTGGCTGGTCCGTCGCAGTCCCGGACCACCTCGGTCCCAAAAGTGCTTATGGCGCAGCCAAGCTCGGCGGTCAGATCACTCTCGACGGAATTCGCGCCGCGCAGCGGGTTCCCGAGCTCGGACTGTCGGCCAGTCCGGTCGGAATGGCCGGATATTCGGGTGGTGGAATGGCGACGGCATGGGCCGCAGCGCTCGCTCCGAGCTATGCACCCGAGCTGAACATCGTCGGTGCCGCAGCCGGAGGGGTGCCGGCCGATCTGGACAACATCGCTCGCGCGTTGGGTTTCCAGCCGCATCAGGCATTCGGGCTCGCGTTTGCCGCGGCCATCGGACTCGAACGTGAGTACCCCGACCGTCTACCGATCACGGCTCAGCTCAATCCCACCGGTCTGGCGTTGAAGGATCAGGTCTCGAATGCGTGCACACCGGTGATCCTTGCTACCGGAGCCTTCAAGAGCGCATTGGCGGTCTCGACCACGACGTCCTTGGTGGACAGCCCCGAAGCGCAGCAGATCATCGACGAAAACAGTTTGGTGAAGTATGCGGGAGTTCCCACCGCACCCACGCTGCTGTGGGGAAGCGACAACGACCCCTTGATCCCCATCGGTGCCCTGCGCGACACTGCCGCACGGTACTGCGCGAACGGGGCGACTCTGCAGTTCGACGTCGTTCATGCCCCGCAGCACATTCAGGCAGCCTTCGAGGGTCTTCCCGCTGCGCTCACATTCCTGGACAACAGGTTTCGGGGTGTCGCTCCGCCGACGAACTGCGTCCGATGA
- a CDS encoding CocE/NonD family hydrolase, translating to MKLFSTVVGVTATALVVATAPAHAADLPVLAPQSFGDFSVQTRYFDVAVGPERDQHCTVVGDIYVPDGLGPDNRAPAILTSNGFGGSKDDQAGAAVRFATHGYVVLSYSALGFGGSTCKIYFADPDYDGMAASDLIGYLAGDSEGVFTDAALSVEAPVLDVVRLDAPQDPRVGYLGGSYAGATGLAAASVDSRLDTVASMITWNDLARSLAPDGAGRRSVGPVKSVFGSAFLAAGAVLTGPGGYAADPARAQGCPNYAQWVCDAASAFSANREPDPGTLAAMRHVSPVDYLDRVDVPVLLTQGQKDSLFSLDEAAATFETLRARGVETSMVWHSWGHNDRKGYPGEFDIKAPDPFNQHEAALVGNWLDRHLKDRDVDPGPAFTYFRDWVPYTGVASPAYEESDTFPVGTRRTFDVADGTLSEDVASNNAWTQTIRDAGSPMHTTLGLPNIAAEVPVPRVSLPGSAVTWTTAPLAEPVDVVGAPELSISPTVSGPATVFVTVLDVAPNGVRSPIHGLVAPAVLTGSADPVTIPLPSIVHRFDRGHRIGVDITASDPSFAGGPGPADVTFSSTDPINQFSLPIVP from the coding sequence ATGAAACTGTTCTCGACCGTGGTCGGTGTCACCGCGACCGCTCTGGTCGTGGCCACCGCGCCTGCTCATGCCGCGGACCTTCCGGTGCTGGCCCCGCAATCGTTCGGCGACTTCTCGGTACAGACTCGATATTTCGACGTCGCGGTGGGTCCTGAGCGGGATCAGCACTGCACCGTCGTGGGTGACATCTACGTCCCCGATGGTCTGGGACCGGACAACCGGGCTCCGGCCATCCTGACCAGCAACGGTTTCGGCGGATCCAAGGACGACCAAGCGGGTGCCGCAGTGAGATTCGCGACCCACGGCTACGTGGTTCTGTCATACTCCGCCTTGGGTTTCGGTGGCTCGACGTGCAAGATCTATTTCGCCGATCCCGACTACGACGGCATGGCTGCCTCGGACCTCATCGGCTACCTTGCCGGTGACAGCGAAGGCGTGTTCACCGACGCCGCTCTCTCCGTCGAAGCCCCCGTTCTGGACGTCGTTCGCCTCGATGCTCCGCAGGATCCCCGCGTCGGCTATCTCGGTGGTTCCTATGCCGGTGCAACGGGATTGGCGGCAGCATCGGTGGATTCGCGACTGGATACAGTCGCGTCGATGATCACGTGGAACGATCTGGCTCGCTCGCTGGCACCGGATGGAGCCGGGCGCAGGTCGGTCGGCCCCGTCAAGAGCGTGTTCGGTTCGGCATTTCTGGCGGCCGGCGCCGTCCTGACCGGCCCCGGAGGGTACGCAGCCGATCCGGCGCGGGCACAGGGATGCCCGAACTATGCCCAGTGGGTCTGCGACGCCGCGTCCGCCTTCTCTGCCAATCGCGAACCGGACCCGGGAACTCTGGCGGCGATGCGTCACGTCTCGCCCGTGGACTATCTCGATCGAGTCGATGTCCCGGTTCTGCTCACGCAGGGCCAGAAGGATTCACTGTTCAGCCTCGACGAGGCAGCAGCCACGTTCGAGACTCTGCGGGCGCGCGGAGTGGAAACGTCCATGGTCTGGCACTCGTGGGGACACAACGATCGCAAGGGCTATCCGGGGGAGTTCGACATCAAGGCCCCCGATCCGTTCAATCAGCACGAAGCGGCACTGGTGGGCAATTGGCTCGACCGACACCTCAAGGATCGTGACGTCGACCCGGGGCCGGCATTCACCTACTTCCGGGATTGGGTGCCCTACACCGGCGTCGCGTCGCCGGCCTACGAGGAATCGGACACATTTCCTGTCGGCACCAGGCGCACGTTCGACGTGGCAGACGGCACGCTGTCCGAGGATGTCGCCTCGAACAATGCATGGACACAGACGATTCGGGATGCGGGATCGCCTATGCACACCACCTTGGGGCTGCCGAACATCGCCGCGGAGGTTCCCGTTCCTCGGGTCTCGCTGCCCGGTTCGGCCGTGACCTGGACAACCGCGCCGCTGGCCGAACCGGTCGACGTCGTTGGCGCACCGGAGCTGTCCATCAGTCCCACGGTGTCCGGGCCTGCGACGGTCTTCGTCACCGTGCTCGACGTCGCACCGAACGGTGTGAGGAGTCCGATTCACGGGCTCGTCGCACCCGCCGTCCTCACCGGATCCGCGGACCCGGTGACGATCCCGCTGCCCAGCATCGTCCATCGATTCGATCGCGGCCACCGCATCGGAGTCGACATCACCGCTTCCGACCCGTCCTTCGCCGGTGGACCCGGCCCAGCGGACGTCACCTTCTCCTCGACGGATCCGATCAACCAGTTCTCTCTACCCATAGTGCCGTGA